The genomic stretch CCTGTAATTCCCTTTGTTGGATGATTCAACACTCATCATGCCCCCTAAATGACAGCTCCTGACGGCCAAGCAAGGAAGTCACATCAATAAGGTGGTTTAGGAAAGCCGTTTTGTTTAACTGCTTCATTATGTTTTGCCACTTGAATGCGAGCGCCTTCATTGATTGCCTGCTCAACCCTGACTCTGCCCAGGCAACTTAACCTTGCACATGCACTCACATGTTCATTGCTTTTTTCATGCCTTTTGTATGCCTTGTCAAAGTTGGACAGATCCCCAAAACCCACTTTTGACCAGACAACACATACCTGATATGGTTTCATCAAGAGGCATGGCCAACAGTACATTTTACTTGTTACAGCACTTCCAGTCAGCCAGCTCACTTTGTCATACCAGGACAGCTGAAAAGACCTGTTACTTTCCCCCACCTTTTGCACCAAATTAATCTGAGGAGTTGATCTGCCCTGTTGTTTAACTCTAAGTTTTTCTTCGTAAGGAAGACTATGAAATGGCTTCGCCAAAATCCGGTCCACAACATTCAAACTGTCTGCCCTTATGTGCAGCTTTCTACCTAGCTAGCTCGCTATCTGGGACTAGAGGTCAGCGGATCaatccaaatatcgataatattgataccaacgctggtattggtattgatcaGTACTCATGGAAAAAGATCAATACTCAAGCCTTTTTCCTCTCCCACTGCTCTGCCGCTAAAGTCTGTGTGCGAGGCAGTACAGAGCAGCACAGAGCACCCTCACCCCGCGAAGTCACATTGCGAGTAGAGGTGGACAGATAGATCCAAATATagataatatcgataccaatGCTGGTActggtattgatcaatactcgtggaAAATGATCGATACTCAAGTCTTTTTTCTCGCCCCGATATCGGTATCAATATCGGCGATACTGgcctgtatttacttggtattggatcgataccaaaactcccagtatcgcccacctctagaGCAATATTTTGTAGTTAAATTCAAAGACAGAAGTGCCATTGTTGTGCCTAGCTGCTGGCTGGAAAGTGACAGGTGTTCATTGCCAGCCTCTATTGCTTTACCCCAGACCCTGGACATAGTTTTGGAGAAGTTGAACCTGAATTTTAAGAGTTTGAATCAGAATTTGAAGAACTTTACTCCATTGGACATTTTGCTTGACTATGAAGTGACGAAGCTAACAGAGAGGAGGTAAGATTCAGCTGGAGCTAAAACCCTAAACTTTCTTCTTAAATTCTCCATGACCAGAGGAGGAGTAAATACTGGCGATGTATATGAAAGTTGTAGGCAGCTTAGAAACAGTAAGACTACAAGACAGATCCAGATCCACAGTTGCTTATCTAAGCTGGAACAGAGGATTCAAGTAGGATGCTGGTGAATAGCACCAATAAGACCCAAACTGACCCATTTTAGGTGGaactacattttttaatatgaaaattgtgaataagaagcaaagatCTGTGTCCTAAAATGACATGTATTCTGgaaggaataaaataaataacgaAGATGACAGCCTCGTCTAAAGCATTAAAAAGCTTGTAAATATATGGACTACAGTGGACGCTCATTCACGCTTTAGCCTTTTGCTAGCATGAGTATAGGTTGAACATTTTCTGTGTACATAAGTGGATAACGGCTCATTCTTTTTAGCAATTACGGTCCAGAATCCTCAATCTTGTCTTGCACTCATTGGCGCAATAGCTTTCCTTAAAATGGCAACCTGGTTAAACATTGCGTCTGTATGAATTAACTTGGCTAAagttaaacaaattttacataatataatttcttttaattaaagCAAATGGGTTTGTTCAACGTAAAAGCTAGGACTTTTATACAGGCAGATATTGTATCGTAAATCTGATAAATGcttgatttgtgtgtgttagtatggTGACAAATGAATATGATTACAAATGCTTCGTAAATTGGAAACCGACAATATGAACAAAATTCCTTTACatgaaagatttttttattttattttttttaaccatttgaAACTGTTTTGTACTGATTGTACACTATTTTGAGAAATTCATCTTCAAAGTTCCTTTCAGAAAATACAAGTGGTCACAATCTTggtcaaaaatgtttttttttagcatcTATACTGCACTGCACTGTAAATGCAAATGTGATGTCCTTTGGTGTGAcgttaaaacaaacaaaaaaaatgtatattaaataatatacaaatgGCTTAAGATGTGAAATCGTTAAGAATATTTTTCCCCACTTGTTGGATTTTTCCGAGAAATGTCGGGATAACTTTCCTGGCAATTTTACAAAATTGTTAAAAATTATACTAAATTTGCAGGGGTGATATTTTTCTCTCCTAATgcaatattcagtgtttttcaaAGATATTTTTATGTTAAGACATAATTTTGTTatgtctttaaaaatgtaaatgcaagactaaattaaaaaataaccctaaaatcaaattaaataccATATCAGGAGCcccaaatattattattaaattggaCTCCATGTATTATGGGATATCTAATATGAATTGGAGAGTGTGGGGAGTCAAGGGAGTGTGCTTGTGACTTACATGTGGTAGGCCAGTGCATATTGGGGGACTGAAGGCCTAAGGggaagtgtttagctgaggggagggtgaaGGGTTAGTGAGCTGAAGGGTTAGCTGAGGGGAGCATAAAGGCATAAGGGTCCACCAAAGCTGAAGGGAATTTAAGGACTAAGGATCCTACACAGCTGGTGTTGAAGGCCTTATGTGCTATTGTGCATCTTGGTGCTATTCACCAATAAACAACTTGGCACCCATTTAAGGTCTGTTTGCTCCAGACCACCATCCCTATATGCTGTCCTAGTGGACCCAGGGGGGCTGGATACTTACCCCCTGACCAAATGACACTTTGTTAACATCACTTGGTTACCCAAGTCATCCTGAAAGGGCCTGAGAAATGGTCTCATCTTGGGGCATATCCGAGTCCTCTCCTCCCAATGAAAGGAGTAGAACAGGGACTGGTGTCCAGAGCTCCAAAAAACAGGGCCAGCCTCAAACGGATCGCTGCCTCCCAGTCTCATGAAATTCCCTGGTCACCTTGCCCAAGCCCCTGCTCTGGTAGGGACCATagccaagaaaccagacactaagaTCTCAGGaataatcaaagcattacctcccagagcccagagagcCCGTTGCCGGGTGACTGATCCAAAACCCGGGAAGataggtcccgtgcaatacgtcacctcccagacagttttggctggagctccaatgcagcagatagcttccttacagattccagaACTTCCCCTTTGGAATTCTTTCAGGAAGATACgaagcttctactacattggaaaTCCAATGGGTTGTGAACTGATGGCAGACAACAGTTAAACATCTGAAATCAGACTGCTCAACAAAATTGTCATGTTTTTTTCCAGTATTTTCCAGCATCATAGCTACCATTAACACTCTTTATAAACTCTCTTGAAAGAACATCAGAGAAAATGTGACAAGCAGCACCTAGGCATCAGCCAAACCTCACCAAAGCTGCTGTGTTTCACTGTGAGGGTGAGGCCTCTGACAAAACACATATTTCACTACAAAAAAGACCTAATCGCCCCAAACATCAATAAACAACCTAAAAGCATATGTATTACTCCCACCCTCACAGCACACAACAGTGAAATAAAACCCCAAAATACATCTCAAAAGAGTGAATAAGGTGAGAttgcagtgcatgctgggagcacTTCCTGAGCATTCCAAAGCCCTGCCCATAACTAAAATGCATTTTACTCTACATTTGTCATTTGGCAGCTAGACAACAATAAAACTTCATTGTGCtgtaaaagcagaaaatgttCTTTTGCTTCACCCcagcacaacacagacaagggggGGAAGAAAAAACATAATCCAAGTCGACATTACGGTGTGCAAACCTGGGCATGGTTTGGCTATCCTCCAACAGGCTAAGTGGGTAGTATCAGGGAACCTACTTGGACAATCAGGGTTTCCATACATAGCTCTTAAAACAGCAAAAGGGTCTAGAGCCGGAAAAGAAACTGACTCaagcacagacaaaaaaaaagacttggtcaaatttatttttatgaagAACAAAACAAGAGCTAAAACATAGCAGTTCTTCTCTGTAACACTGCACTCATCCTCTAAAGAAACTCAGTACAAAAATAAAGAGGAGGTTGCGATGTTCGGCGAACTTAAggatttgagagagagagagagagagagagagagagagagaacgagaacaAGTTTCAACATAAATCTAGGAATGGATCATCAaagaaataaccaaacaaaGATTAAAAGGAAGAGATAAAAAAGGGAGTAGAACGATGGAGCTCTAAAAGAAGTCGACGTCTTCAGGGGCATCCAGGTCACGATACTCAATGATGTTACGAGGGTCACCACGGATcatactgaaaaaataaaaaataaaataaaaatcaataataatacaaaatatattttaaaaatgtattaatttgtaTAATTTCAACAAAGGAAGTCTGCAGGGCTGTAGACAAGAGCTTCAATTAAGACCAAGTTCTTCAAGTCATGATTCCACTAAATTATTCAAAGTATTAAGGTTTTAATCTTGGAGCAGAGTGAGAATTGTGATGTAAGGAAGAGTTTGGGTATAAATTCCCTTCATCCATAACTACAGCTTTCCATGCAGCTCCAGAAAACCAAACCCGAGAACTACATAATTATATTAGAGCCTTAACCCTGTGTTTCACTGATGCCCCAGTTTTCAGTTCTGGTTTTctatcagaaaaaaatgaacacattatatattcaaatattcctAGAAATCTGTGATGTGATTGGTGTTTGTTTCACACTAACATTCAAAATTCATTACCGACTGTTTCTGGGTTTCCCGGGGTAGCCCCCTTGTCCACGGAAATTATCATAGCTGCCTCTTCCTCCTCCGTACTGATTGAGAGGATAAGCTGGGCCACCTTAGGAAGAGAAACAATGAATATGAACTAattaatacaaacaaacataaaattatCCATGTTTCAGTAAAGAGTTAAACTGGCCAGATCCTGACGAGGCTATCCTTTACCACTGAGACAGCCTCAAAGACTCAGTGGGCCTAGGGTTAGTGCTGGTTTACTCTAACCCTGTCTCTGTGGTCCAAGTTAATGTGACCCTCGAGAAGAAAGAGGCACTGAGAGAGTTCATTAAATCAGAAAGACTCACGTCAACAGAAAGTGTTTCTGACTATAAACTATAGACGTGTACCTCCATAGCCCAGGAGGGGAGGTCTCGGCTGCCCGAAGCCCAGGAGACCCTGAGGAGCCTGGGGAGGGAACGGAGGACCAGTAGGAGACAGTAAacctgcagagagagacagagagattgtGGGGGTTTATTTGATCGTGAACCTTCAAGGAGTTTTAATTATAGAAGTATTTTAAACTAATTACATGAATGCATTTGAGCTCTGCATCAATGATTATTGTTTAAACCCAAAATTAAGAGAAAATGGACACAGCAGGTCAGAGTCGGGTCACAGCTGTATTACTGTAAGAAGCAATACTCGGACTCAAACAGAAATAGGTTAGGGACATGTGCAGTGTTTGAGCGTGACTGACCTTGCCCGTgtcctggagggggcagtgGCTTCATCTCGGGGAGGGAGGGTCTCTTAGCGTCCATCAGGAAATTATTAAAGAACTCCACCTCTTTCTTCACCTCCTCAATCTTATCACCGTGTTTATTCAGAATGTGCTTTCTCACAAACTCCGGACcctgaagaggaaaaaaaaacaaacaaaatgaaaaaccaCCACTACAAGCACCAGGCAAGGCCCAGCACTCTCACAAACCATAGGCTTTTTTTTGACTGACAATGTCCCAAACCTAACCCAGAAAAAATGTGGGAGCAGTCCCCAAACTCCACCCCTACACACATCATCCCTTCTACAGCACCCCCAACCACCTCCTCTCCTCATCCCTCCAACACACCCACCTTAAACTTCTTCCCACTGAGGGGGCACAGCCACTTGTCcttccccagctcctgtgtgtTTGCAGacacaaacttttccacttccTGCTCCGGATCCTTCCGCCCCATTTTCAGGGCCTCGTCCTCGGAAAGCGTCTCCTTTACACTGAACAGAGGGGACAGCTTCTCCTCAAACGTCTTCTCCCAGTCCGCCACTGAGGACCAGAACACAACATTACCACAGAGCTCCCGGCCCAACATAGGGGCCTCATAAGCcttttaaacacagcaaaaacaattgtgtgtgtgtaccctcTTGGTGTGTGATGCGGTTGGGGGTAtcggtcctgtgtgtgtgtgatgcttttGGGGGTTatctttcctctgtgtgtgtaccCTCTCGGTGTGTGATGCTTTTGGGGGTTatctttcctctgtgtgtgtgtgtgtgtgtgtgtgtgtatgtgtgtgtatgtgtgtatacccTCTCGGTGTGTGATGCGGTTGGGGGGTATCGGTCCTCTGACGTGGATAATTCCACACCGGTTTGGCATCTCGTCTTCATTGGGATATTCGCAGGTGTTATAGTAATCAATGGAGTGAACAATACGCAGATAAAACAGCAGACGATCCAACACCTGAAAAGTGAAAATACACAGTGAAGCTTGGTGTAGATTGAGACAAAGTTAAAATTTCACAACAGAAGATTTGACATTTCCTTCTTTTCCTGAGGACTTCTCCTCCAACTCCCACATCCCCCACTACTCCCACCCACTACTCCCCCAACCCCTCCCCACCACCACTCTCACACCAGACCCCAACTTCTCCCTCTCCGACTCCCCCCACCACTCACACCAGCCCCCGACTCCTaccatgcccccccccccacccctgaACTCTACATGGAAAAATTTAAAACTTGCCTTGACGAGTTTGTCGTCTCGCTCCACCGTGATCTCAGTGGGATTTCCCTCTTTAGCGCCCTCTTCAGTCTCCGCTCCACCTGCACTTCCCAgcagctcctcctcctctgcgCTCACTTCCTCTATCAGGTAATCGGTGATGTTCTTCAGAATGGGGTTCTGAGCTGGAAgctaaacacaaacatattcaTAATTATTCCCCCCAGAAGTCAGTAGCATATTCACCCCTATCTTTCCGACAGAAACCACCCTCTTCAAAACTAAAAGCCTCTGGCAGAAAAAATACTTTAATCATTCAGTAATTTTGAGCAGCGTCACCTCCACAGACGGAAGGTCTTCAATCTGTTGAAGGATCCACAGCCCCTCGCGGTCGTCCAGGGTGTGGATCAGTTTAGCTGCTAGTTTGATGTCATTGCGCAGAACCTGCTTGTGCTGTGTGATTCCGTTTATGTTCCGAACACGTCGAGCCAAATCACGATTCACCCCTGGAGCCAGTTCACAGTCGCGGAGCTGCagatgttacacacacacacacgtctaatTATATTCTAAAAGACTCATATGGAGGTCTGAGTGCAAGGTGCCACTGGGAACTGAACTGATTTGGTTCATTACAAAGCTTCAGTTTAAAGACTGAAATGTTACTTAACTAACATCATTCAgtgaatatttaaaattcaTCTCCAAACATTAAGCGAGCAATTGTTTTCAGGTTCATCTCTGAGAACATTCAAATAAATGTTGAGAACTTGGGTCTAAatgcaaacaaattaaaaatcacatggacattttacacaaaaaaagtCTAATTCTCAAAGCACCTGCACCACAGTgttacacacatcacacattaaTCTACTTTACAACAGTATAATCATTAGAGAACCATCTAGAACTCACTCTGATGTTCTGCAGGTTCCAGCAAATCTCTTTAATGTTGACAGCTCTGTCAAAGGTCACCCAGCAGCGCCGGAAAAACCTGACAAGAAAAAAATAGCGATTACAGCAAGATGTCTGAAAAAGGATGGAAACActtgatattgtgtgtgtgtgtgtgtgtgtgtgtgtgtgtgttacctgcgcTCTGGCTGAGGGTCTGAAAGGCACACTCTCATAAATCCAGGATAACGACGACAGAGCTGAAGAGATACAGACAGTGAATCACACGGCTGCAGTGTGCtacattgtttgtttatttgagaaTTCTGTAAATTCAGGAATCACTTAATAGTTCATTTCATCAGCAATAACTTGAAAAATGTCACTGAAATAATTACACACAAAGGGTCAGGAATATTTCAGAACGAACAAAAACTATTATAAAAAGATTTAGTGATGCTTTCGAATTATTAAcgtcaataaataaaaaaattaaaaatgagtgaAGATGAATTACATCTCGTTACATCagcttctctctgtgtgtgtgtgtgtgtgtgtgtgtgtgtgcatgctcacAGCGATGATCTCAGCTTTAGAGATGGAGGGAGCAATGCTCCTCATGAACAGAGAGCTGGTTTTGTGAAGGGGGCGTGGCCTCAGAGGCTGATCATCTTTAactttcttctcctctttctctttctctttctcatcctGTCGCTCCTTCACTTCACCTGCACACAGCACAAAAAATCTCCACAGTTAACTTGGCCACAGTGTCAGCTACTCTGACCCGATTCGGTTTGATCTATGAGTTACACACTGCGTGGTACATGAGCCCCACACACAGATG from Hoplias malabaricus isolate fHopMal1 chromosome 2, fHopMal1.hap1, whole genome shotgun sequence encodes the following:
- the srrt gene encoding serrate RNA effector molecule homolog isoform X1, translating into MADSDDEYDRRRRDKFRRERSDYDRSREREDRRRDDWSDRRPSAREWDRGRERRSRGEYRDYERGRRERFSPPRHDMSPQQKRMRRDWDDHGGDPYHGGYEVGFGGGGGGPSYAPPQPWGHPDMHLLQPHHGIPIQARLGNIHDMDLGPPPPVMKTFKEFLLSLDDSVDETEAVKRYNEYKIEFRRQQMQDFFLAHKDEEWFRSKYHPDEAGKRKAEAHAALQNRLNVFMYLMENTWFDSVSMDIDRAPQILKILDAAVIKMEGGMENDLRILEQPAEEEEERERLSSGGMTEPAKREENRAVEGEGKPSTEKDEKEGESVESGEKEKEETAAAEREDDEGEEKADKKPAAEEIPEPKKMSKKRKRKHSGDSEDEASVSESDSDSDSDSNSHSSEKPPERQRDGEREEGEEKEEDEEDGEGEVKERQDEKEKEKEEKKVKDDQPLRPRPLHKTSSLFMRSIAPSISKAEIIALCRRYPGFMRVCLSDPQPERRFFRRCWVTFDRAVNIKEICWNLQNIRLRDCELAPGVNRDLARRVRNINGITQHKQVLRNDIKLAAKLIHTLDDREGLWILQQIEDLPSVELPAQNPILKNITDYLIEEVSAEEEELLGSAGGAETEEGAKEGNPTEITVERDDKLVKVLDRLLFYLRIVHSIDYYNTCEYPNEDEMPNRCGIIHVRGPIPPNRITHREVADWEKTFEEKLSPLFSVKETLSEDEALKMGRKDPEQEVEKFVSANTQELGKDKWLCPLSGKKFKGPEFVRKHILNKHGDKIEEVKKEVEFFNNFLMDAKRPSLPEMKPLPPPGHGQGLLSPTGPPFPPQAPQGLLGFGQPRPPLLGYGGGPAYPLNQYGGGRGSYDNFRGQGGYPGKPRNSRMIRGDPRNIIEYRDLDAPEDVDFF
- the srrt gene encoding serrate RNA effector molecule homolog isoform X2 — encoded protein: MADSDDEYDRRRRDKFRRERSDYDRSREREDRRRDDWSDREWDRGRERRSRGEYRDYERGRRERFSPPRHDMSPQQKRMRRDWDDHGGDPYHGGYEVGFGGGGGGPSYAPPQPWGHPDMHLLQPHHGIPIQARLGNIHDMDLGPPPPVMKTFKEFLLSLDDSVDETEAVKRYNEYKIEFRRQQMQDFFLAHKDEEWFRSKYHPDEAGKRKAEAHAALQNRLNVFMYLMENTWFDSVSMDIDRAPQILKILDAAVIKMEGGMENDLRILEQPAEEEEERERLSSGGMTEPAKREENRAVEGEGKPSTEKDEKEGESVESGEKEKEETAAAEREDDEGEEKADKKPAAEEIPEPKKMSKKRKRKHSGDSEDEASVSESDSDSDSDSNSHSSEKPPERQRDGEREEGEEKEEDEEDGEGEVKERQDEKEKEKEEKKVKDDQPLRPRPLHKTSSLFMRSIAPSISKAEIIALCRRYPGFMRVCLSDPQPERRFFRRCWVTFDRAVNIKEICWNLQNIRLRDCELAPGVNRDLARRVRNINGITQHKQVLRNDIKLAAKLIHTLDDREGLWILQQIEDLPSVELPAQNPILKNITDYLIEEVSAEEEELLGSAGGAETEEGAKEGNPTEITVERDDKLVKVLDRLLFYLRIVHSIDYYNTCEYPNEDEMPNRCGIIHVRGPIPPNRITHREVADWEKTFEEKLSPLFSVKETLSEDEALKMGRKDPEQEVEKFVSANTQELGKDKWLCPLSGKKFKGPEFVRKHILNKHGDKIEEVKKEVEFFNNFLMDAKRPSLPEMKPLPPPGHGQGLLSPTGPPFPPQAPQGLLGFGQPRPPLLGYGGGPAYPLNQYGGGRGSYDNFRGQGGYPGKPRNSRMIRGDPRNIIEYRDLDAPEDVDFF
- the srrt gene encoding serrate RNA effector molecule homolog isoform X3; the encoded protein is MADSDDEYDRRRRDKFRRERSDYDRSREREDRRRDDWSDRRPSAREWDRGRERRSRGEYRDYERGRRERFSPPRHDMSPQQKRMRRDWDDHGGDPYHGGYEVGFGGGGGGPSYAPPQPWGHPDMHLLQPHHGIPIQARLGNIHDMDLGPPPPVMKTFKEFLLSLDDSVDETEAVKRYNEYKIEFRRQQMQDFFLAHKDEEWFRSKYHPDEAGKRKAEAHAALQNRLNVFMYLMENTWFDSVSMDIDRAPQILKILDAAVIKMEGGMENDLRILEQPAEEEEERERLSSGGMTEPAKREENRAVEGEGKPSTEKDEKEGESVESGEKEKEETAAAEREDDEGEEKADKKPAAEEIPEPKKMSKKRKRKHSGDSEDEASVSESDSDSDSDSNSHSSEKPPERQRDGEREEGEEKEEDEEDGEGEVKERQDEKEKEKEEKKVKDDQPLRPRPLHKTSSLFMRSIAPSISKAEIIALCRRYPGFMRVCLSDPQPERRFFRRCWVTFDRAVNIKEICWNLQNIRLRDCELAPGVNRDLARRVRNINGITQHKQVLRNDIKLAAKLIHTLDDREGLWILQQIEDLPSVELPAQNPILKNITDYLIEEVSAEEEELLGSAGGAETEEGAKEGNPTEITVERDDKLVKVLDRLLFYLRIVHSIDYYNTCEYPNEDEMPNRCGIIHVRGPIPPNRITHREVADWEKTFEEKLSPLFSVKETLSEDEALKMGRKDPEQEVEKFVSANTQELGKDKWLCPLSGKKFKGPEFVRKHILNKHGDKIEEVKKEVEFFNNFLMDAKRPSLPEMKPLPPPGHGQGLLSPTGPPFPPQAPQGLLGFGQPRPPLLGYGGGPAYPLNQYGGGRGSYDNFRGQGGYPGKPRNSR